The genomic window tgtgaaaccatatatttaatgtttaaatagaaaaataatagaagaatttatattttattaataatatagcaTACAAAATCTtgatatataagaaaaaaataaatatatataaaaaaagaaaagtattaTGGTAATATACCAATTACTTTACACTTTTGTTTgcgaattattttataagaaaaaagaaaaaaaagatttaattTTGGATACACCATGTATGTTTTAGTATCAAAATAAAGGTTAACCCATAAATTAGAAGTATaatcttataaaatataggtattatatacatttttatcaagaattaattattagattaaaattattagatgaagtaataaatcattattttttttctattattaaatatgtaatatatatatatatatatatatttatatatatatatatatatatatatatatatatatatattcattttcttATATCTTTTTACACCGAAAAACTTTTGCTTCGAATAAGTGTTTAGTAATAATGTTACAAAACAAacgtttatatttttctatgtaatataatatccTTTCTCTTTGGTTTTCTCATTTCCTCTTAATAAGTTACTTTGTAAAGAGCGTATccttataattaaaaatctatgaaaacataatatatttcttaattattttattttatggcACTTTGGTAAAGAGATATATACttttgaatataaatttatttcccCTCTTTAATCTTCAAACTAAGCTAATTTATGCTAATCTATATGTAAGCtaattattcctttttattttataaagaaattCTTTTGATCAATAATCCATTTTAGctatttattccttttattgTTCATGAATGTACAAACCTTAAAGTGTAGTTAATTCAATTATTCCCCCTTTTCCATATTAATCTATTCCTTCCATTTGAACAATTTCCACCTttctgttatatatatatatatatatatatataacccTTCTACTAATGTGTTAAGATTCAATATTACCAAGTAAAAAcctattttatatatctattttcTTTCTAGGCATTTTATGATTATGCCACTTTTCCAAtgaattcattttttcaaatatgcTGCATTCTAAAATAGTGCTTTCCTATTAATTGAATATTcttattctattattatcCAATCTTCCTATTGAGAATAATATCATGGTAGTGATGTTCTTAATGTAGAAGATTTATATTCATTGGgcatatatttcttataacaCATCCATTTACTTTCcgtttattttattcgttATTtccattcctttttttttcctttaactAGTTTGTTTTTCCGAACGTTCTTTGCATCTTTGaatcttttaaaattcttCTCTAGTTTTCCCATATaaacttcttttatttatctttttattccCCTATAGACTGAATGCATTTTTCCTAGAGCTGTTCTAATGTGGGTGGAACATTTACTAATGGtatcattttcatttcctGATCCTGTCaaaacgataaaaaaaatatatgtattattatgtttaagTTGAATTATAAATTTCGATTCATAAAGAATCAATaaagtattttatataatttaaaatttattttttatgtcttATAGTTGGAgaaacataatttaaaaaaaaatcagaagaaaagaataaataaaggaACAGATATGCTTGAAATATTGTAGAACCCGTTCACTTTTGATAGTATTATagtaactttttatttttcattgtaaaatttcgaaaaaaagttttcatttataattataatataaatgatatattcttaataattttcctctttttttacattttagtAAAGGTCAGCAGTAAATGGGAACTAggggttaaaaaaaaatatttcgtcttgttctaaaaaatatttatataaaattcaaaatagaatttatataagaatttaAAGGTTccatattttatcatatccctcgttaaaaaagaaaattcatctatatctataaaatAGATTATTGTAAAACAatgaaataaacaaaataaaattagaaaatagtatgaaaaaaaaattaaattagtttttttattatgaccattcaaaaaaaaaaaaaaaacataaatatatgcaaaaagTTAAAGAGTGTGCAAATTAAAccctaaaaaatattgaattcataaaaaagccaagttcatttttttttttttcagaattAGGTTTTGGGTTactttaatttaaaaaatttatagacattatatttatttttatgatgtgtttttattttaacagtaatcttttttaatagtatCCAGATTAATTTCCCCGATTTttagttttaaaaatattttcttctaaaaaaaaaaatataatagtttTCTCTgctatagttatatatatattggttaaaaatacattaattcattactcatttattttataattcattttatgattattaatattttaatgtaaaggtatatattatttatttttgaacattttttattaacaatttaattttataaatttatttgtttacgGAAACGTGCTatttgtaattataaaagatctgtctttattttattttctctttcttttttttttttttataattataattaaatttttttgtataaaatagCCCAATTGTATTTATGTCATTTTGTCGTTTACGCAACATAAACTAATTAcaagttttaaaattatactatttattaaatttaaattattattttattgtaaacATGTAAAATGGATATTataacatacataaaaaatttcatgtaaaatttaatataaataactatttttacgttttaagtattttttttttttttttttcaattaacAACGTTGTTAGAAtaaatcttatttttttgtcctttttttgttaccttgtattatttatttttgcaatattatgtaatttgTTTAGTTAAAGGAGAATTATTTggtatatacttttttgtttttacaaattaatttttatcgacttttaatatattactttatttttttcatttatgtgtattactctattattttacttctttacttttcgtatttatttatttacattttttttttttttgaataaaattgTTCCTATTAAggtttaaaaagaaaaaaaaaaaaaaaaaaaaattcaaaacattgttaaaaaatatatttatttttcgttttcgtctgtttaatgtatttaaaaCAAGCAAactaacataaaaattttattttttttagaaaaatattaaatgtatcgtatttttataataataaaatcatatgtacgttttttatatgttgttaaaataacaaatgtgtaaaagtaaaattacgTAATGGTATTTAAAACAGAATGCCAattaatttacatttatagcaaaataaaaataaaaaaaataatggtacaaaaaaaaactgttaataaacaaaatgggAAAAAGGATATCGtctcataaaattttttaaaaaaattaaaaatggaataatcgcaatttaatgaaaattaatatattaaatagaaCCAttgttgttatatattttttgtgatgatttaattgttttgtaacatttataacataaaaaaaaatttggtgtggattttttaatgattatatttttgaataatatttaattaaaataacattatgaaaatgataattctaagcaattattataaatataaaataaaaacattcaaaatataagtatttttgatatataatttaagtaaaagaaaaaaaaaaaaaaaaaaagagttcctattatatttatgtaatactctttattctaaaataatgtatacaaaaactgtaaaaagttaaagtattttacaataatatgTTGTAcccttatataatatatatatatatatatatatttatttatttatttatttttataaaaggaGTTAATATAGGGTAGCTAAAAGACAAAATAAATAGCAAGCAGTAAACAAATACCAATGTCGTCACACTTGTACgtttacaaattattttttagaaaaaaaaataaggctatttagttcatattattatctatTTTGAAATGgtaaaatcattttttccatGAATAGGTACTTTTTAAAggtaaaataacaaataattctttatataataaagtaaaaattattttgttttattgaataatgataaaacatatatttttatgaagtaattattctattttattaaaatgtaaaatgtgCTTGGTATATTAGATGTTTTAACGTTACACAATTTCATTATAacagtattatatttttaattttatgtcatcttttccttttatttaaaaatatattattttgttctttaaGAATTgtattaaaacataaaataattacaaaatgaaaaaaaataaataattatttacaaacatgctaattaacaaattaataaatcatttaaaagaaaaaaaatgatatttatttttatgttgtaCAATGTGCATGATGTTTACCATGTTAAGATACAATGCACAATTATTGTTAGTGTTATTCGCATTGATATATTAGACGTttcactttttaaataaaatagtacaaatgaaaaaaatggtaggaataattataagaattacttaaatatatgacCAAGATTTAggagaaaaattaatttaatatataaaaaaaataaatgtactataaaaattttaataaataagtaaaatgtGTTTATTATAACAACTGATTTTGAATACATATTAATCCAtctgaaaaaaatacatataatgtatataaaataaatatgtctAAAATATTGGTTAAATTTTGAACGGTACTATCTCGAAATGAAAAACTAGCACATGTGACAAAGAAGTAGGAACAATAGTTATCTTTTTATACAAGTTGGGAAAAACAacaaatatacaatttttaataatatccAAGTTAACAGATTACAAGAGACGAAAGATATTTGTTTaaacttttataaataagtaataatCGTATTGttcgaaaaaaagaatttataaaaagattaaaaattctaaataatataagaatgaaaatatacGAAACTTTGTGGCAAgctcattatttattttacaaaaaaataaaataaaataataaagttaaACATAATTTAGCGAATATTAATTAGTACAATCCTAAAAATTAACGGCAACAATAAAAAGGtatggaaatataaaaaaacacaaaatattttaaattccAAATTTATGGTTGCGATCCTATACATATTATGAAATCAAAAACCAAAAAAGTAATATCAAAAAGTTTaacttatttataaaataatcatatataattttttaatgtaatgagtttttttttttttttttttttttttttttttttttgtaaaaaacattatattatgttatgtTATTCTAATAAAGACAATGGTTGTAATTTTGTAAGTtctaaaacaaattaaaaatgaaaaaaataacatttttatagaaCTCAAGCTACTATATTATGAAGATATGCAAATCTaactatattataaaaaatagataataaatatagtctaataatgaaaaatccCTAAATGAAATTCCATTTCAATAcctaatttttatatttaagtacaaacaaagtaattattttaaaatatatttgattttcttcaataattaaagaaagacatatatatatatatatatcaatctAGTGGATGTAAAACGCattctatataattaaaaatggtatattcaaaataaattatttataatagatATTTCCCAAATTATATTTCGTATTTTGTAACACATCTTCCatattgttaaatatattttcaatttgtTTACCTTTTCGAATATAAACATctaatattcatatattttataattttttagtgattttttttttaatacaaatactgtttaaaaagaatttatatgggacaaattaatatatataagacaGAAAGTGTGAGGTTTCtacttttttactttttctattattaatttttatttccaatttttaatttgcaAGTTTCCAAGTGATCTAAGATATACAAAGAGATAGAAAATTGAAATAACTCATTctcattaattatatatatcacattaaaaaaaaactaactCATTTtgtaagaatattttttttttaattagaaTGATTACTTCCGCTATCATCTTCATCTGTCTCTACTTCCTTTTTACTATGTAGTACGTCTTTTTGCCATACATTCCACTGTTTGCTTTCTAACCATGTTTTAGCAAAaacttttttccattttttatatttatttttcgtttttttttcccatttatctatatatactttaattttattagtattatctttttcctttttattaatataattgtaccatttttttaatcttcCAGATTTCTGTCTTGCTTCCCATACACTATCATCAAGATAAAGCCTTCTTTCTGACACCCATTTTCTCCATTCATTCATTACCCAAAAAGATAATTGTTTTCTATTATAATCCAACCATTTTTCGAACTGACCATCTAAAAATTTCAATCCGTCCTTTTTAAACCATGTAATCCAATCTTTATCAGTCCATCTGTTAGTGCTCCACAAAAAGCCagttttacaatttttatctATGTTTCCATTAAAATGCATCCATCTACCTTCTaagtataacaaaaaattttccaattcattatttttttcactcTTCCATTTTTGTTTCTGTGTATCAACAGCTGTCTTGTAAACTTTCATACCATCTCCCTTAGTATACCTCAGCCAATCATCCCAATGTTTATACTTAAATACTG from Plasmodium malariae genome assembly, chromosome: 13 includes these protein-coding regions:
- the PmUG01_13011000 gene encoding tryptophan-rich protein; protein product: MRTPGEHDLVDDGDALELTEENEGICDENDMEYEEEQEQEQEEEEEEDDDTFNEHDGELGDPLDNNSLEASLLDGVNDINKPVFKYKHWDDWLRYTKGDGMKVYKTAVDTQKQKWKSEKNNELENFLLYLEGRWMHFNGNIDKNCKTGFLWSTNRWTDKDWITWFKKDGLKFLDGQFEKWLDYNRKQLSFWVMNEWRKWVSERRLYLDDSVWEARQKSGRLKKWYNYINKKEKDNTNKIKVYIDKWEKKTKNKYKKWKKVFAKTWLESKQWNVWQKDVLHSKKEVETDEDDSGSNHSN